From the Opitutaceae bacterium genome, the window CCAGGTCCAGCGGGGCTGACCCGGTTTCGGTGCCGGCCGGGATTTCACGGTTGAGAACGGACTCGGCCGGTCCGGAAGCGGATCCGGGGGCGCCCGCCGCCCCGGTCGCCTCGACCGGGAGGAGCCATCCTTCCATCGGCTCCGTCTCGGCACCCGAGGCCAGACCGGCGATGAGCAGGTAAAGGGCGACACATCCTTGTATCTTATTCATCACTACGTGAGTTGACTGATGACCTGGAGCATCTCGTCCGAGGTCTGGATCGACTTGGAATTCATCTCGTAGGCCCGCTGGGCGAGAATCATGTTGACCATCTCCTCCACTACGTTGACGTTTGATGCCTCGAGGTATCCCTGGAGGAGGGAGCCGGTGCCATCCTCGCCGGGATTGCCTGTTTCCGGGAGGCCGCTCGCGGCCGTTTCCACGTAAAGGTTTCCGCCCAGGCTCTCCAGTCCGGTCGGATTGGCAAACCGGGTCAACTGGACCTTGTAGGACTGGGTTCCGGTGGCGCTGGTGACGGTCACGTCGCCTGTCGGTGAAATGGCGATTGAAGTTGTGCCGTCCGGGATCGGTTGAAAGCCGCTGAGGACGGGCAGGCCGCTGCTCGTCATGATCCGCCCGTCCGGGCCGACCTTGAGGGCACCGTCACGGGTGTAGGCGCTGTCCCCGTTCGGCCGCTGTACTTCGAGAAAACCGTCTCCCTGGATGGCGAGGTCGAGTTCGCCCCCCGTCTGTGTCATCTGTCCCTGGGTGAAGACTTTGGTCGTCGAGACGACCTCGGCTCCATTTCCATAGGCCACGCTGGTGGGAACGACATTGCCGTCGCCCGACTCGGACCCGGCCGGCGACTGGGTTGTGTAGAACAGTTCCTGAAACTCAACCTTGCTCTTCTTGAAGCCCACCGTGTTCACGTTCGCGATGTTGTTCGAGATCGTGTTGAGGTTGATCTGCTGGGCCTCCATTCCGGTGGCCGCTGAATACATGGAAAGGTTCATGATCGAGAGTAGGGAAAATGCGGGGATCAGGTATTGCCGAGGATTTCGACCGCTCGCTCCATGGCCCGGTCGATACTGGAGATGACCCGCTGGTTGGCCTGAAAGGCGTTGTTGACCGTGATCATGTCGACCATTTCGTGAATGGAAGAGACGTTGCTCGACTCGATCGCGCCCTGGACCAGCTGCGGATAGGGCACCGCAGTGCCGAATTGGGGGCGATCCGGATCGATCGCCATTCCGCCCGAGACATCAATCAGCCAATCGGGGCGCGTGAACTCGACCAAAGAAAGCCGACCGACTTCCTGGTCGCCCTGGCGAAGGGTGCCGTCCTCCTCCATCGTGACGACTCCGCCCTCCGGAAGAAGCTGGATCGGACCGCCGACGCCCATGACCGAAAAGCCCTCTTTGTTCACAAGAGTGCGTTCACGGTTCAGAATGAATCCGCCGTCCCGAGTGTAGACCATCTGTCCATCGGGTCGTGCCAGTTGGAAGAATCCTGACCCCTTGATGGCAAAATCCGTCTCGAGACCCGTCGTCCGGACTTCCCCCTGGGCAAACACAGTCCTCGTGACCGGGCGCGGCATCCGACTCGGCATCCCGTCGGAACCGACCGATCCCGGTCCGCCGGTCAACGCAGCTTCAAATGAAACCGCTTTTCCCTTGTAGCCTGGACGGGACGCCGCGGCGATGTTCTGGGAAATGACATCGTTCCACGACTGGAGCGCATTGATGGAGGCTGCATTCTGGTAGACACCACTGATCACGCCGTCGACAAAGCAGTGGCCATGCCAATATGCTTAAGTCGTTGATGAACAATACCAAAAATCTTTGAGCAACCGAACAGGCAAGAATTGCCCGGTCTCCGACAGTCCCTTTTTGCCGCCTTCGTCCGCCCTCTCAATGAATCGTCAGCGGCGTATCATTCACCGCTCGGAAATCCACCAGCAACTCCCTGGGACTTACCGAAGGCACCGTCAAAACCCGTTCAATCTCCCAAGGCAGCGCCGTATCGCAATCAAAGGCTGATCGCGGGAGCCGAAGGAACTCAGCGTCATGAGATTCGGCAAATTTCCCGCTGTCCTGCTCGTCGCATCGAGTCTTCAGTTTCTCCCGGGGTGCGTCAGCTTTGAATCGGACATCATTGTTCACAAGGCCCCCCGACCTTCCGTGCCGTTCGAGCCGTCAACGATTGTTCAGACCGATCCCACCCTGCTCGCGGCCGGTCAAAGCAATCCGGAGATAATCTCCTCCAGATAGGATTTGGGTTTATAGCCGACCTTCCGGTGGACCAGGCGGCCTTCGCGATCGACCACAAAGGTCGTCGGAAACGCCAGAATACCGCCAAAGGCCTCGGCCACGGCATAGTCACCCATGACCACCGGATAATTGATCTTGTAGTCCTCCATGAACTTGGCGACCCGGGCTTCCGCGTTGGCGCCCTCATCAAAGGAAATACCCACGATGACCAGGCCTTTCTCGCGGTAGGCTTCCTGCATTTCGACGTAATCCGGGACTTCCGCCCGGCAGGGAGGACACCAGGTCGCCCAGAAATCGATCACCACGATCTTGCCCGCTAGGTCGGACGAATTGAACGTTCCGCCGCCAATCAGCGGCAACTCCCAGGCCGGCGCCACACCGCCGATCTCTTCCGCGGGACCATCGCCGCTGCTGGCCGCGCCGCGCTGGGCCAGAACGACGAGAACGGCGATAAAGACAAACAGTGAACTGTATTGGAGCAGACGCTTCATAAGGGAATCAGACGCACGAACCGGGATTGATATTCCGCAAAACAACGGGAGAAGGGCCAAGATGAGTCAGATCCTGAAGAATCTCAACTCGATCGGCGCCTTCCCCGGATACCGTTGTGCTTTTCAATCGACCCCTGGCGGCGGACCTGATTCCAGGGTTTCGATGAATTTCTTCATGGCGGGTGCCAGGACCCGACCCTTCCGGTGGAGCAGTGCAAGGGGTCGGGAGAAGCCCCGACCTTTGAAGGGGATCGCGCACAGGGTGCCCTGCTTGACCTCCTGGGTGACCGTCGCCTTCGGGACTATGGCAATACCGGCATCGATCTCGACCGCCCGCTTGACCGTCTCGATATTATCAAACTCCATCACCGGCTCGATCTCGAACTTATGATCCCGGAAAATGGTGTCGATCGCCTTGCGGGTGGGGATATCCGGATCGAACCCGATGAACTTGTGCTTGGCCAACTGCTTCACATCCACCTCTTTGTGCTTGGCCAACGGGTGATTCGGATGGCATATCAGCAGGAGCCGATCCTCCCGGAACGGGATGATCTCAATCTGGCGCACCTTGACCGGGAAAGCGACCAGGCCGAAATCCACCGCGTTGTGCAGGATGTCCTCATACACAAGATTGGAACGACGGTACTCCACCCGGATATTCACAGAGGGGAAGTCCGTCAGAAACTTCTTGATGTAGGGCGGCAGTTCATGAAGCCCGATACTGTAGATGGTCGAAAGGCGAATGGTCCCGCTGATCACCTTCTTCATCTCCTGCAGCTCACTGGCGAGCTTTTCGTAGTTGTGCAGGATATCCTTGGCCGTCTCGTAAACCCGGGCCCCTTCGCGGGTCAGCTGGAACTGTTTCTGACTCCGGTCGATCATCAGCGTCTTGAAATGCCGCTCCATCGAACGGGCCTGTTGGCTTACGGCGGATTGCGTGATACCGTTCAACTTGGCCGCCTTGGAAAAACTCTTCGTCTCGACCAGGTCCGCAAAAATCTTGAAGTTCTCTATTTGCATGGGTCTAAAGGGGTAACGTAGAGAATACATAATTAGCTCTAATCATAAAGCAAATAATAAGTAGTTGGTGTAATGCATTTTTCTTCTGAGGGTCTGACCGATCGGCTCGCCCGGCGCTTGGCCGACGTACGCGAACGAATTGGACGGGCGGCGGAGCAGGCCGGACGGGATCCGGCATCCATCCAGATACTTCCCGTCACCAAGACCCTCCCGGCTGCCGCCGTCACCGCCGTCCGGGAGGTCGGTCTCCCGGCCGTCGGTGAGAACCGGGTCCAGGAAGCGATCGCCAAGATGGCGGAGGTTGATCCATCGATGCGCTGGGAACTGATCGGTCATCTCCAATCGAACAAGGTCAGAGCGGCCGTCCTGCACTTCAGCCGCATTCAGAGTGTCGACACTCGGAAAGGGATCGACCAGATCGACCGGCAGGCCGCCGAGGCGGGCCGGATCATCCCGATTCTCCTCCAGCTGAATGCCGGAAGGGATCCCGCCAAGTTCGGTGCAGGACTTGAGGAGGCACCCGACCTTCTCGAGCACGCGTACTCCTGCAGAAACCTCCAGGTCGACGGTCTCATGACGATTGCACCGTTGAGCGAAGACCGCCGAGTGGCCCGGGAGACCTTTGCCCGTCTCCGCGTCTGCCGCGACCGGCTCGAGTCGCAATTCGGCCGGCACCTCCCCGTGTTGTCCATGGGCATGAGCGGCGATCTTGAGGAGGCCGTCCTCGAAGGCAGCACGCTCCTGCGTCTCGGGACCATCCTTTTCGGCCCTCGAGACTGAGTTCGGAAGTTCCGCACCCGGACCATTACGGACCGCCCCTCGGGGCGCAACCTGATCGTCCCCTGCGCCAAACCCCTAACTGAAGTGAACACTTTTTTTACGGATTGCGCCTGCTCCCACCCGGGCTTTGATGGGAGCTGTGAACGGCGAAACCAAATCCAGCGCCCGCCAGGCGGCCCTGATCGAGCTCCTGGACGATCCATCTCCCTCGGTTCGCAAGGCTCTCCTCACCGAGTTCAAGAAGATGGGCGGGGAAGGGATCCGGTTCCTCCAGGATATCGGCCGCGGTCCAAACCGCCTCATTGGAAGATTCGCCAGTCGCTACCTGAACGAGCTGAAGTTCGCCGACCCCATTGCCGAGTTCCGCGACTTCATCCGCTCCCTCAACTATGAACTCGAGACCGGGATGTACCTGATGGCCCGGACCCTCTACCCCGAGTTCACCATTGCCGAATCCTGCTCGCATCTGGATTCCATCTCCGCCCGCTGCCGCCAGCTTATCGCCGAGCCCATGTCGATCCGGGAGAAATGCCGCGTCATCAACCGCGTCGTTTTCCACGAGTACGGCTTCGTCGGCAACGTCGAGCACTACAGCGATCCCCGAAACAGTTTCTTCAACCAGGTGCTCGAACGGCGGAAGGGAATCCCCATTTCGTTGTCCATCCTCTACATCCTGGTGGCCGACCGCTGCGGCATCCGGCTCGAGCCGATCGCCGTACCCGGCCATTTCATGGTGGGCTGCTTCGACGAACGCGAACCCTTCTTCATCGACCCGTTCCAACGAGGTCTTCTGCGGACGCCGGACGATGTGTTCGGCCTGATTCGAAGCAACAACCTTGTGCCCAAGGTGAGCGATCTCGCCCCCTCCCCCGTCCGGGAGGTTCTCTGCCGGTCCTGCCGGAACCTCGCCCAGCACTTCACCGCGGCCCACGACTTCGCCAACGCCCGTCTCTTCGCCGGCTTTGTCGAAGAATTCGAAGCGGTTCACCGGCAGCAGGTCCGAGGTTGATCAAACCGGGATATCCTCCCGCGGCTTGACAGTCTTTCCCGGCCTGTGGCTTGATCCCCGGGACCAATTCACCGGTGCCCGACGACGTCCTTACCCTCGAAGATCTCCGCACGTGGTCCGCACCCGGGACCGCTCTCGCCGTTCTCGGCCACCCCATCCGGCATTCGGTCAGCCCGCCGATGCACAATACCGCTCTCGCCGAGATGGCGCGGACCCGGCCGGAATTCAGGGACTGGCGCTACCACCGATTCGAGGTTCATCCCGACGATCTTCCGGTCGCTCTCGAGCTGCTCCACGGGAAACGCTTCCTCGGGATCAATCTGACCGTGCCGCACAAGATCCTCGCGGTTGACCTCATCAGGCGTGTCGACCCTTCGGCCCTTCCCATTAACGCGGTCAACACCCTGCTCTGGCAGCCCGGGGGGTATGTGGGCTTCAATACCGACGGCTACGGCCTGGCCGAGGGCCTTCGACACGACCTCAAGCTCGAACTCGGCTCGGATCCGGTCATCCTGCTCGGGTCCGGTGGCGCCGCCCGCGGGGCCGCCATCGAATGTCTGCAACGAGGCTGCCGGGAGATCGCCATCGGCAACCGCACCCGGCGACGGGCCGATGAGCTGACCGAGAGCCTCCGGGCGCTCCATCCCTCGGCCGCCATCCGGACCTTTGATCCGGCGGCCCCCCCCGCCGACCTCCCGCCGGATGCCCTTGTCATCAATGCCACTTCAGCCGGTTTGAAACCAGCCGATCCTGAGCCGATCGACCTTAGCCGCCTCCGCGGGCGCCCCTGCGTCTTCGACATGATCTACAATCCTCCGGAAACCGCCCTCCTGCGGTCCGCCCGCCGGGCCGGACTCGCCTGCGCCAACGGGTTTTCCATGCTCATCTTCCAGGGGGTCCGCAGTCTCGGAATCTGGTCGAAGGCCGAGGTTCCGGTCGACGCCATGTTCCGGGGCGCACGCGCCGGACTGACCCCCTCCTGAGAAACGGTCCGGTCCCGCGCGCCTTTCTTTTCCAACCACCCATTTCATCACTTCCCCGACAGACGCAAAATCATGCTGATCGAATTCGCCGCCATCAATCAGCAGTTTCCCTGGTTCTTCCTCGGACTCGCCTTCATCCTCGGCACCGTGGTCGGGAGCTTTCTCAATGTATGTATCTATCGGATACCTGAAGGCCGGTCGATCGTCACTCCGGGATCGCGCTGTGCCTGCGGCCGGCCGATCGCCTGGTTCGACAATATCCCGATCTTCAGCTGGCTCCTCCTGAGAGGCCGCAGCCGCTGTTGCGGTCGCCCCTTCAGTATCCGTTACCCCCTGGTCGAACTGTTGACCGGCCTGCTCTTTCTCGCGTGCTGGTGGCAGCTCCCCCCGGCCACCGCCGCAATCGGCATGGTCTTCGTCTCCCTCCTGATCTGCGCCACCTTTATCGATCTCGACCATATGATCATCCCCGATCGCTTCACCATCGGGAGTGCGGTCATCGGGGTGATCCTGTCGATCGCCGTGCCCAGCCTCCACCTGGGGTCGAGCAGCCAGCCGGTGATCGACTCCCTGCGGTCGGGTTTCCTGAGCGTGATCGGGCTGCTTGTCGGCTCCGGCATCATCCTCTGGATCGCCCTCATCGCCGAGCTCATCCTGCGCAAGGAGGCCATGGGCTTCGGCGACGTCAAGTTTCTCGGGGCGATCGGCGCGTTCATCGGCTGGCAGGGTGCGGTTTTCGCCATCTTCGGCGGAGCCGTCATCGGCACCTTTGCCATCGCCGTCGGGCTTCTCGTCCGTAACCTCCTGCCCCGGAAAAAGCACGAAGTGACCACCCCAGGCGAAGAGGAATCACCGGCCGTCTTCGGACGCCAGACTCCCTTTGGCCCGATGCTCGCAGCCGGCGCCCTTCTCTACTTCCTCCTCCTGAGTCCCTACGTCGACGCCTATTTCGCCAACATTGCGGACCTCTTCCGATAGCCCGCGACCGGGAAGGATCCGCACTGAAAGGCTTTCTTCACGGGCAGAGACTCGCACCGTCCGCGGTCCGGACGTGAATGATCTCGGCCGGCTGACCGAAGCGCGCGCCATAGCTCCCGCTGATCGCCCGTGCATCGTCCATCGCGAAAGCCTCGTCCGTCATGGCCAGGACCGCTCCGCCGAAGCCACCGCCGGTCAGACGGGCGCCATAAACTCCCGGTCGATTCCTCAAGCGGTCCACCAGATCATCCAATCCCACCGTCGAATTCTCGAAAAGCAGCCGTGAACTCTCATGGCTCGCATAGAGGAGGGCTCCCGCACCGGACAGATCTCCACTGGCAAAACAACCGGACGCCTTCCGGACCCGACTGATCTCCTCAACCACATGGCGGGCCCGACGACCGACCGGATCAGGCAACCGCTCAAGGACCTCCCTCAGCTGGTCGGGATCGATATCGGCGAGTTGCTGGATCTCGGGAAGAAACGCCTGCAGGCGCGTTACCGCCTCCATGCACTCCCGGTGGCGGGTTGAATAGAGCGACTCGACCAGTGCGTGTTTCTGGTGGGTGTTGAAGATCCAGAAGTGAACCCCGGCCGGTATGGGAACGGTGGAAAAATCAGGCCCGCGGCAATCAATGTGAACCAGTTGGTCGCGTCGACCGAAGGCCGACACCCCCTGATCGAGGATGCCACAGGGCATGCCCACGAATTCATTCTCCGCTTCGCGGGCTGCCATGGCCAGTTCACGGCGATCCAAGTCCAGACCGAACGCCTTCGTGAGAACAAGGGCACTGGACAATTCCAGGGCCGCGCTGCTGCTCAACCCCGCCCCGGAAGGAAGATCCGAGGTGATCGCCATCTCGAATCCGCCGGTCCGTCTCAAGCCACGCTTCTCCAGCGAAGCCAGAACGCCAATGGGGTAATTCGCCCAGGCGTCGGCGCCCTCCCGGCGGGCGATCCCGTCAGTCAGCCGGACCACGCCGGATGAAAAATCCGACACGAACGCCATCTCCCCATCGGTCCGGAGCCGGAAAGCCACCTCAATCGATCGATCGATGGCCGCGCCCAGGACGGTGCCTCCATTATAATCGGTATGGTTGCCGATCACCTCGATCCGCCCCGGCGCCCTGGCCAGCAGGGCCGGACTCGACCCGTAGGTGTTCTCGAAGAGGATTCGGGCGGCGCCTTGGCGGTTCATCTCGGATTCAGGATCGAATTGAACCTCCCGGAAACACCGTGGAATGCCTGATCGTTCGATGGCCCGGTGGCCAGGGATCAGGCAAGTTTCTTCAAACCAGCCCCGGCCTTGAACTTCACTGTCCGAGAGGCCTTGATCCGGATCGTCTCCTTGGTCCGCGGGTTGACACCCTTGCGAGCGGCCCGTTTCGCCACCTTGAACGCTCCAAATCCGATCAACTGGACTTCCTTGTCCTTCTTGATGCCCTTCATGATACCGTCAATCACGGCATCAACCGCACGTTCCGCTGCGGCTCTGGAGGTTTCACTGCCCAATGACTTCTGAACGGCCAATACCAACTCTGATTTATTCATGTTTAGGAGAATTCCGGGGTTAGGGGGGGTGCGGGTCAAACGACCGGCCCAACAGCCGAAGTGCTTCCCAATTCTCCGTCAACTGAAATATTCAGATTCTACCGGTCCCAAACACCAAAGGTTCAATCGGGATCCCCCTGCGTCCGCGGTCGCAAGCGATCCTCGACCGACCCGCCGGTCCGACCGGCCACGACGAGTTCCAGGAGATATCGGAGCTCCTCCTCCCGCGCCGTTCCCCGCTCCGCAGCCAATTGGCCGGCCCGCTTGAGGAGCTGACGCGCCATGACGACCGACTGTGTTTCGCCGGCCCCCCACTGACTGCAGAGCCGGGCCAGCATTGCCACCTCCGATTGGTCATCAACGTCACCCATGGTCATCCTCGATTGCTCCACCGGAAATCACAACCCGAGCCGGACCACCCGGCTCGATCGACAATTCCCGCCCCACCGCCTCCGTTCGAATCAGAGCCATCCCGTTCACGCCGATTCCATCCCCGGGGACAACCGACCGCAACTCCCCCACCTCCCGATCGCCATCATACAACCGGGCGGGAACCGCCGGATGACCCGCGACATGGACGGCTACCAGGCTGCGCCGCACCCGGCCCATGGCACGCAGACGGGCCATCACTTCCTGCCCGAGGTAACATCCCTTGGTGAACGAAACCGCGTCACGCTCCAAACCGCCCTCCTGAGGCAGATCCGACGGACCGATCTCTCTCGGGATGGAGGGCGCGCGCGACCGTATTCTTTCCCGCTCCATTACGGGACGTTCAAGCTCAACCAGACCGTCCGCCCGAAGCCGGTTCAAAGCGTCCTCAACCAAATCCCCAGGCAGAATCCACTCGAGTTGGGGACCGAGCGAGCGACGCCCCTGAAAAACCCAACCCGAGTCGACTTCAAGAAACTGTCCGGGTCCCGGTCGACCAACCTGCGTTTCCAGCCAGCCGACGGCTTCCTCTCCCAGAAAGGCGATACCCTCGACCTCTCCGGTCTTGTCCCCGATCTCGACATCGTCGGCGATGACAAACGCCTCCAACCGTTCCCGAAGGTCAGCACCGTCGCTCTCATAGCTGAGGATCCGGAAGTCGTTCTCTCCCGCCTGCATGACAAATCCATCCGCCCGGACCTTCCCTTTCCGGTCCAGAAACAGACCATATGTGCATGAATGTGCGATCTTGGCCCGTAAATCGTTCGTGAACTGTCCCTGCAAAAACGAAGCCGCATCACTGCCCCTCACTGAGAGCCACGTCCCCGGTCGATAGAGATGGAATCCGCCTTTCAACATGCTCGGTCTCTAGCCTGTTTTCTTCTGTCCGTCAAAAAAAGTGCAGGAAATTGCAGAAATATGTTTGACGAACACAAAATCCGCGTGCACCTTTTGCCATAGTTTCGAATTCCTCTGCTTAGCGGAGGTTTTTGGGGTAACTAAGAAAGCAATGGCGGGTCGCTTAGGGGTAGGCGGCCCGCCTTACTTTTTTTCGGGTTCGAGTTGTCTGATAGACGGTTCGCCCTCGACAGTCGATCTCCGATCGGAAGACTGCACCGCCGTGCGACAGACTTCCGATATCAATGTCACTGCGACCCGCGTCCTGCCCAGGCCCATTGATCTCCTGAACGAGATCCCCCGGACCGACTCCCAGACCGATCTCGTCATCCGGACCCGCCAGGAAATCCACCGGATTATCTTTGGCGACGACCCCCGTCTGCTGGTCGTCGTCGGACCCTGTTCCATCCATGACGTTGCCTCCGGACGCGAGTATGCCGCCCGCCTCGCGGATCTCGCCCAACGCGTCTCCGATCGGCTCTTCCTCGTCATGAGGGTCTATTTCGAAAAGCCGAGGACCTCAATCGGCTGGAAAGGCCTGATCATGGACCCCCACCTCGACGATTCGGGGGATCTTCCCGGTGGACTTTGCCTCGCTCGGTCGTTTCTTCGCGATGTTCTCGATCTCGGCCTTCCAACCGCGACCGAACTCCTCGACCCAATCACCCCCCAGTACATTGCGGACCTCATCTGCTGGTCGGCGATCGGCGCCCGGACAACCGAAAGCCAGACCCACCGTCAGATGGCCTCCGGTCTGTCCATGCCTCTCGGCTTCAAGAACGG encodes:
- the flgG gene encoding flagellar basal-body rod protein FlgG — protein: MNLSMYSAATGMEAQQINLNTISNNIANVNTVGFKKSKVEFQELFYTTQSPAGSESGDGNVVPTSVAYGNGAEVVSTTKVFTQGQMTQTGGELDLAIQGDGFLEVQRPNGDSAYTRDGALKVGPDGRIMTSSGLPVLSGFQPIPDGTTSIAISPTGDVTVTSATGTQSYKVQLTRFANPTGLESLGGNLYVETAASGLPETGNPGEDGTGSLLQGYLEASNVNVVEEMVNMILAQRAYEMNSKSIQTSDEMLQVISQLT
- a CDS encoding flagellar hook-basal body protein, with translation MISGVYQNAASINALQSWNDVISQNIAAASRPGYKGKAVSFEAALTGGPGSVGSDGMPSRMPRPVTRTVFAQGEVRTTGLETDFAIKGSGFFQLARPDGQMVYTRDGGFILNRERTLVNKEGFSVMGVGGPIQLLPEGGVVTMEEDGTLRQGDQEVGRLSLVEFTRPDWLIDVSGGMAIDPDRPQFGTAVPYPQLVQGAIESSNVSSIHEMVDMITVNNAFQANQRVISSIDRAMERAVEILGNT
- a CDS encoding TlpA disulfide reductase family protein; its protein translation is MKRLLQYSSLFVFIAVLVVLAQRGAASSGDGPAEEIGGVAPAWELPLIGGGTFNSSDLAGKIVVIDFWATWCPPCRAEVPDYVEMQEAYREKGLVIVGISFDEGANAEARVAKFMEDYKINYPVVMGDYAVAEAFGGILAFPTTFVVDREGRLVHRKVGYKPKSYLEEIISGLL
- a CDS encoding LysR substrate-binding domain-containing protein, which codes for MQIENFKIFADLVETKSFSKAAKLNGITQSAVSQQARSMERHFKTLMIDRSQKQFQLTREGARVYETAKDILHNYEKLASELQEMKKVISGTIRLSTIYSIGLHELPPYIKKFLTDFPSVNIRVEYRRSNLVYEDILHNAVDFGLVAFPVKVRQIEIIPFREDRLLLICHPNHPLAKHKEVDVKQLAKHKFIGFDPDIPTRKAIDTIFRDHKFEIEPVMEFDNIETVKRAVEIDAGIAIVPKATVTQEVKQGTLCAIPFKGRGFSRPLALLHRKGRVLAPAMKKFIETLESGPPPGVD
- a CDS encoding YggS family pyridoxal phosphate-dependent enzyme; protein product: MHFSSEGLTDRLARRLADVRERIGRAAEQAGRDPASIQILPVTKTLPAAAVTAVREVGLPAVGENRVQEAIAKMAEVDPSMRWELIGHLQSNKVRAAVLHFSRIQSVDTRKGIDQIDRQAAEAGRIIPILLQLNAGRDPAKFGAGLEEAPDLLEHAYSCRNLQVDGLMTIAPLSEDRRVARETFARLRVCRDRLESQFGRHLPVLSMGMSGDLEEAVLEGSTLLRLGTILFGPRD
- a CDS encoding transglutaminase-like domain-containing protein, coding for MNGETKSSARQAALIELLDDPSPSVRKALLTEFKKMGGEGIRFLQDIGRGPNRLIGRFASRYLNELKFADPIAEFRDFIRSLNYELETGMYLMARTLYPEFTIAESCSHLDSISARCRQLIAEPMSIREKCRVINRVVFHEYGFVGNVEHYSDPRNSFFNQVLERRKGIPISLSILYILVADRCGIRLEPIAVPGHFMVGCFDEREPFFIDPFQRGLLRTPDDVFGLIRSNNLVPKVSDLAPSPVREVLCRSCRNLAQHFTAAHDFANARLFAGFVEEFEAVHRQQVRG
- a CDS encoding shikimate dehydrogenase, yielding MPDDVLTLEDLRTWSAPGTALAVLGHPIRHSVSPPMHNTALAEMARTRPEFRDWRYHRFEVHPDDLPVALELLHGKRFLGINLTVPHKILAVDLIRRVDPSALPINAVNTLLWQPGGYVGFNTDGYGLAEGLRHDLKLELGSDPVILLGSGGAARGAAIECLQRGCREIAIGNRTRRRADELTESLRALHPSAAIRTFDPAAPPADLPPDALVINATSAGLKPADPEPIDLSRLRGRPCVFDMIYNPPETALLRSARRAGLACANGFSMLIFQGVRSLGIWSKAEVPVDAMFRGARAGLTPS
- a CDS encoding prepilin peptidase; amino-acid sequence: MLIEFAAINQQFPWFFLGLAFILGTVVGSFLNVCIYRIPEGRSIVTPGSRCACGRPIAWFDNIPIFSWLLLRGRSRCCGRPFSIRYPLVELLTGLLFLACWWQLPPATAAIGMVFVSLLICATFIDLDHMIIPDRFTIGSAVIGVILSIAVPSLHLGSSSQPVIDSLRSGFLSVIGLLVGSGIILWIALIAELILRKEAMGFGDVKFLGAIGAFIGWQGAVFAIFGGAVIGTFAIAVGLLVRNLLPRKKHEVTTPGEEESPAVFGRQTPFGPMLAAGALLYFLLLSPYVDAYFANIADLFR
- the galK gene encoding galactokinase, producing the protein MNRQGAARILFENTYGSSPALLARAPGRIEVIGNHTDYNGGTVLGAAIDRSIEVAFRLRTDGEMAFVSDFSSGVVRLTDGIARREGADAWANYPIGVLASLEKRGLRRTGGFEMAITSDLPSGAGLSSSAALELSSALVLTKAFGLDLDRRELAMAAREAENEFVGMPCGILDQGVSAFGRRDQLVHIDCRGPDFSTVPIPAGVHFWIFNTHQKHALVESLYSTRHRECMEAVTRLQAFLPEIQQLADIDPDQLREVLERLPDPVGRRARHVVEEISRVRKASGCFASGDLSGAGALLYASHESSRLLFENSTVGLDDLVDRLRNRPGVYGARLTGGGFGGAVLAMTDEAFAMDDARAISGSYGARFGQPAEIIHVRTADGASLCP
- a CDS encoding HU family DNA-binding protein, with protein sequence MNKSELVLAVQKSLGSETSRAAAERAVDAVIDGIMKGIKKDKEVQLIGFGAFKVAKRAARKGVNPRTKETIRIKASRTVKFKAGAGLKKLA
- a CDS encoding folate-binding protein produces the protein MLKGGFHLYRPGTWLSVRGSDAASFLQGQFTNDLRAKIAHSCTYGLFLDRKGKVRADGFVMQAGENDFRILSYESDGADLRERLEAFVIADDVEIGDKTGEVEGIAFLGEEAVGWLETQVGRPGPGQFLEVDSGWVFQGRRSLGPQLEWILPGDLVEDALNRLRADGLVELERPVMERERIRSRAPSIPREIGPSDLPQEGGLERDAVSFTKGCYLGQEVMARLRAMGRVRRSLVAVHVAGHPAVPARLYDGDREVGELRSVVPGDGIGVNGMALIRTEAVGRELSIEPGGPARVVISGGAIEDDHG
- a CDS encoding 3-deoxy-7-phosphoheptulonate synthase, with translation MRQTSDINVTATRVLPRPIDLLNEIPRTDSQTDLVIRTRQEIHRIIFGDDPRLLVVVGPCSIHDVASGREYAARLADLAQRVSDRLFLVMRVYFEKPRTSIGWKGLIMDPHLDDSGDLPGGLCLARSFLRDVLDLGLPTATELLDPITPQYIADLICWSAIGARTTESQTHRQMASGLSMPLGFKNGTDGNLHTAINAIKAASHPQTFLGIDQDGRASAVTTRGNPNCHIVLRGGSGGPNHHPESIRATEDQLNRAGLVPAIMVDCSHENSGKKPENQPGVMHSLLDQIASGRKSLIGAMLESHLQSGSQPFPVPRDQLKPGVSITDGCIGWDDTESLLLHAHEALAPRFS